A genomic segment from Malus domestica chromosome 05, GDT2T_hap1 encodes:
- the LOC103419780 gene encoding protein EXORDIUM-like 7: MQNLQLCTFFFLSSLFFSTTLAQYSWSQNRQFNQAKNYEGSSDLVDLQYHMGPVLASPINLYVIWYGQWNPNHQSTVRDFLYSLSSPAPYPSVADWWSTVRLYTDQTGSNITRTIALSGEFYDSSYSHGSYLSRLSMQSIIKNAVTSHPGALPLNPRNGVYLILSSSDVRVQDFCRAVCGFHYFTFPTLVGVTVPYAWVGYSGSQCPGVCAYPFAWPKYSGRPPPGTPGGNNIMRAPNGDAGADGMISVIAHELAEVSSNPLVNAWYAGDDPTAPTEIADLCMGVYGSGGGGGYVGVVSKDKWGNGFNVNGVKGRKFLVQWIWNPVKRRCFGPNAMD, from the coding sequence ATGCAAAACCTGCAACTTTgcactttcttcttcctctcttccctCTTTTTCTCCACAACTTTGGCTCAATATTCATGGAGCCAAAACAGACAATTCAACCAGGCCAAAAACTACGAGGGTTCATCTGATCTGGTGGACCTTCAGTACCACATGGGTCCTGTCCTTGCTTCTCCTATCAACCTTTATGTTATATGGTATGGCCAGTGGAACCCTAATCACCAATCCACCGTTAGAGACTTCctctactctctctcttctcctgcCCCGTACCCTTCTGTTGCCGATTGGTGGAGCACTGTGAGGCTCTACACTGACCAGACTGGCTCAAACATCACTAGAACCATTGCTCTCTCCGGCGAGTTTTACGATTCTTCCTACTCCCATGGAAGCTATCTCAGCCGCCTTTCGATGCAGTCCATCATAAAAAATGCCGTCACTTCGCATCCAGGAGCCTTGCCTCTCAACCCGAGAAACGGGGTCTACTTAATTTTGAGCTCTTCTGATGTTAGGGTTCAAGACTTCTGCAGGGCGGTTTGTGGTTTTCACTACTTCACATTTCCAACCCTAGTTGGTGTGACTGTGCCGTATGCATGGGTGGGTTATAGCGGGAGTCAGTGTCCGGGCGTCTGCGCCTACCCTTTTGCCTGGCCCAAGTATTCAGGCCGGCCGCCACCAGGCACACCTGGAGGCAACAACATTATGCGCGCGCCCAATGGGGACGCGGGCGCTGATGGGATGATAAGTGTGATAGCTCATGAGCTAGCGGAGGTATCGAGTAACCCGCTTGTGAATGCGTGGTACGCAGGTGATGATCCGACAGCACCGACAGAAATTGCAGACTTGTGTATGGGGGTGTATGGGAGTGGTGGGGGTGGAGGGTATGTAGGGGTTGTTTCAAAGGACAAATGGGGAAATGGGTTCAATGTGAATGGGGTGAAAGGAAGGAAGTTTCTGGTACAGTGGATTTGGAACCCTGTGAAAAGAAGATGCTTTGGTCCCAATGCTATGGACTAG